The following proteins come from a genomic window of Rhodoligotrophos sp. CJ14:
- a CDS encoding outer membrane beta-barrel protein, protein MKNCKPLGACSVMLLVGLAMADPAAAQSTSVSEVYAGTVVMKSPAEAEAVRNRRHEEYAPVGGRVGTYFLYPWLEDMVVYDDNVYATRYNEISDGANLLSGGLLALSNFPRHALNFRFDFDNYNYFTETRQDRFNANGIAQWRLDFADQLQLIGFVRGTRGHERPGSLEAPQNALEPVPYNVFEAGSTIRKRFNRLTGALIGSVSTVSYENVPAVGGGTLRQHFRDGQTYTAATRWSYEFSPGYAAFGLLEGNLRDFNKDGYGRSSQGVTALAGVEMDITSLIHGEFGFGYLVQDYDRASLKDIDGWAMRGALIYNPTGLITLTAEAERRVDQTIQSGASGRLDTALKLTADYELLRNLILSPYVSYIHSDYVGSGRKDEVVETGINADFLINRNFSASLFYEYKDRSSNFATYDYSRNFAGVGLKAQF, encoded by the coding sequence ATGAAAAACTGCAAGCCGCTTGGTGCCTGCAGCGTTATGCTGCTGGTCGGTCTCGCTATGGCCGATCCAGCAGCAGCGCAATCCACATCAGTCTCAGAAGTGTATGCCGGTACCGTGGTGATGAAGAGCCCCGCGGAGGCTGAGGCTGTGCGTAACCGCAGGCATGAGGAATATGCTCCGGTCGGTGGCAGAGTTGGCACCTATTTCCTTTATCCGTGGCTGGAAGACATGGTCGTATATGACGACAATGTCTATGCCACGCGCTACAATGAAATCAGCGACGGGGCGAATCTGCTCAGCGGCGGGCTTCTCGCGCTCTCCAATTTCCCCCGCCACGCTCTCAATTTCCGTTTCGATTTTGATAACTATAACTACTTCACGGAAACCCGGCAGGATCGCTTCAACGCCAACGGCATTGCGCAGTGGCGGCTTGATTTCGCAGATCAGCTCCAGCTTATCGGCTTCGTGAGGGGAACGCGAGGACACGAGCGGCCCGGATCGCTCGAGGCACCGCAGAATGCGCTTGAGCCTGTGCCATACAATGTCTTTGAAGCCGGCTCGACCATCAGGAAGCGCTTCAACCGGCTGACCGGGGCGTTGATAGGGTCTGTTTCGACGGTCAGCTACGAAAATGTACCCGCAGTCGGCGGTGGCACCTTGCGCCAACACTTCCGGGATGGGCAGACCTATACTGCAGCGACCCGGTGGAGCTACGAGTTTTCCCCGGGCTATGCTGCCTTTGGCTTGCTTGAAGGCAATCTCCGCGACTTCAACAAGGACGGATATGGAAGAAGCTCCCAGGGTGTAACTGCCCTTGCTGGCGTGGAAATGGATATCACCTCCTTGATCCACGGCGAGTTTGGCTTCGGCTATCTCGTTCAGGACTATGACAGGGCAAGCCTCAAGGATATTGATGGCTGGGCAATGCGGGGTGCGCTGATCTACAACCCCACCGGTCTTATCACTCTGACTGCCGAGGCGGAGCGGCGCGTCGATCAAACCATCCAGTCAGGAGCCTCTGGTCGTCTTGATACCGCGCTGAAGCTCACCGCCGATTACGAGCTTTTGAGGAATCTGATCCTTTCGCCATATGTTAGCTACATTCATAGCGATTATGTCGGTAGCGGGCGAAAGGACGAGGTGGTCGAGACGGGGATTAACGCCGATTTCCTGATCAACCGGAATTTCTCGGCGAGCTTGTTCTATGAATACAAGGACCGAAGCTCAAATTTCGCCACATATGATTATTCTCGCAACTTTGCGGGCGTAGGACTGAAGGCGCAATTCTAG
- a CDS encoding GumC family protein, translating to MLMKADVRRVEDEEIDLREIGRALLRRWRLIVGTIAVGLALVTLYLLVATPLYTASTSILIDTRGKNIVDAEAVLAGISADSAAIDSQVELIKSPTTALRVADKLHLDRDPDFGGGDEGGSILSSLTGLFASETEAPAPAAAQTQGLSSERAALAQAVLGGLSVQRQGRTYVLSIVYTAKTPEKAARIANAFANEYLIDQLEARFQATKLATDWLNDRLTTLRTSVQAAENAVELYKQQNNLVSAGGEDIYEQQLAQLNQQLVLARAEAAEKKARVESIDLLLQRKDSVEALQSVLRSDVIGQLRTQQSVIAGREAELTTRYGNRHPQVINIRAQRADIDRQINLEINRIVANIRNDYEVAVTREQSLQKSLDELQNGVERNKAAGIRLRELEREANANRALYEAFLGRFKEVSQQESLQAPEARIIAEAAPPGSPSFPNKSLILAIALVGFAGVGVGLAFLMEYLDDSFKTATQVEEYLKLPTLATVPMISPAQLKGDNRPIPVEKFAVHKPLSTYAEAIRALKMEVLLSNIDQPPRVIMVTSAVPGEGKTTLSSNLASFAAHTGMKVLLMDADLRSPALTSRWLGEEAKKHPGLVEFLVGEVSREQVLLKDPGTNLHFLPASHKVQNTAEVLESAKMRDWLRIARDQYDLVIIDSSPVIPVVDSRVLAKDVDSVLLTIEWDETPRELVQTAIKNLGPSTNKIAGVALNKVNVRKMSSYAPYGYGAAYGKYPQYYGKDD from the coding sequence ATGCTGATGAAGGCCGACGTTCGGCGCGTCGAAGATGAGGAAATCGATCTTCGCGAGATCGGTCGCGCTTTGCTTCGACGCTGGCGGCTGATCGTCGGTACGATCGCGGTGGGCCTGGCCCTTGTGACCCTTTATTTGCTGGTGGCGACCCCGCTCTACACTGCATCAACAAGCATTCTCATCGATACGCGCGGCAAAAATATTGTCGATGCGGAAGCGGTGCTCGCCGGCATAAGTGCGGATAGCGCGGCCATTGATAGCCAAGTCGAGCTGATAAAATCGCCAACGACGGCCCTCAGAGTAGCCGACAAACTCCATCTCGACCGAGATCCGGATTTTGGGGGTGGCGATGAGGGGGGCTCGATTTTGAGTTCGCTGACTGGTCTCTTTGCCTCCGAGACAGAAGCACCGGCGCCGGCCGCCGCCCAAACGCAAGGGCTTTCGAGTGAACGGGCAGCGCTGGCTCAGGCCGTGCTGGGTGGTCTCTCTGTTCAACGACAGGGGCGAACCTATGTGCTGTCTATCGTTTACACCGCAAAGACGCCGGAAAAGGCAGCCCGGATCGCGAATGCCTTTGCCAACGAGTATCTGATCGATCAGTTGGAGGCACGCTTTCAGGCCACCAAGCTCGCAACTGACTGGCTGAATGACCGTCTGACCACTTTGCGCACGAGCGTGCAGGCCGCAGAGAACGCGGTTGAACTCTACAAGCAACAGAACAACCTGGTCAGCGCAGGCGGCGAGGATATCTACGAGCAGCAGCTCGCGCAGCTCAATCAGCAACTCGTGCTCGCGCGCGCGGAGGCAGCCGAGAAGAAGGCGAGGGTAGAGAGTATTGATCTGCTGCTGCAGAGAAAAGACAGCGTAGAGGCCCTTCAGTCTGTTCTGCGCTCTGATGTCATCGGCCAGCTTCGCACGCAGCAGTCCGTGATTGCGGGTCGCGAGGCCGAGTTGACGACGCGCTACGGCAACAGGCATCCTCAAGTCATCAATATTCGCGCACAGAGGGCCGATATAGATCGGCAGATCAATCTTGAGATCAATCGCATCGTGGCGAATATCCGCAACGACTATGAAGTTGCTGTGACTCGCGAGCAATCGCTCCAAAAGAGTCTTGATGAGTTGCAAAACGGGGTTGAAAGAAACAAGGCCGCCGGCATTCGGCTTCGGGAACTTGAGCGCGAAGCCAACGCGAACCGCGCTCTTTATGAGGCTTTCCTTGGCCGGTTCAAGGAAGTATCCCAGCAGGAAAGCCTGCAGGCTCCCGAGGCGAGGATTATCGCCGAGGCCGCCCCTCCGGGCTCGCCCAGTTTTCCCAATAAATCGCTGATCCTCGCGATTGCTCTTGTAGGCTTTGCCGGAGTTGGCGTTGGGCTTGCGTTCTTGATGGAGTATCTCGACGATAGCTTCAAGACAGCAACGCAGGTGGAAGAGTATCTCAAGCTTCCGACCCTGGCGACGGTGCCCATGATCTCGCCCGCTCAGCTGAAAGGTGACAATCGTCCCATTCCCGTTGAGAAGTTTGCCGTTCACAAGCCGCTGTCCACCTATGCCGAAGCAATTCGCGCATTGAAGATGGAAGTGCTGTTGTCGAATATCGACCAGCCGCCGCGTGTCATCATGGTGACATCCGCCGTGCCAGGCGAAGGCAAGACGACGCTGTCATCCAATCTTGCGTCTTTTGCTGCCCATACCGGCATGAAGGTGCTGTTGATGGACGCGGACCTGAGGTCGCCGGCCCTGACCAGTCGATGGTTGGGAGAGGAGGCGAAGAAGCATCCGGGTTTGGTCGAGTTTCTCGTGGGCGAAGTGAGCCGGGAGCAAGTCTTGTTGAAGGATCCTGGTACCAATCTGCACTTCTTGCCGGCCTCCCATAAAGTTCAGAACACAGCTGAAGTGCTCGAATCCGCCAAGATGCGTGATTGGCTTCGGATTGCCCGGGATCAATATGACTTGGTGATCATTGATAGTTCGCCGGTCATTCCGGTGGTCGATTCCCGCGTATTGGCCAAGGACGTGGATTCGGTGCTGCTCACGATCGAGTGGGACGAGACGCCTCGCGAGCTGGTACAGACAGCGATCAAGAATCTTGGCCCAAGCACCAACAAGATTGCCGGTGTCGCGCTAAACAAGGTGAATGTCCGTAAGATGTCGAGCTATGCGCCTTACGGCTATGGCGCGGCCTATGGCAAATACCCCCAGTATTACGGCAAGGACGACTAG